One Tenebrio molitor chromosome 2, icTenMoli1.1, whole genome shotgun sequence genomic region harbors:
- the LOC138125099 gene encoding transmembrane reductase CYB561D2-like: MVVEKVSFKQRFMWLFNTVFHQLYAIVTIFIFWTVFYNNSLNSSFSWHMILSTLAYVPLMGEAIVLFAGDNVWSRSMERSTKYWIHGVILFISAILVTVGIALMIDEKSGTHFKSIHGWTGLVSWIFVLLSQCLGLAAAKAQAFSALLRPVYVKFLHNFFGLLGYIFGIVSLCYGLETGGFKRYSSETARMGTYYLLGLTTTWSILAALKSAYDQLKIILF, translated from the exons atggtTGTGGAAAAAGTCTCGTTCAAACAAAGATTTATGTGGCTTTTTAATACAGTTTTTCACCAGTTATATGCCATTGTGACCATATTTATTTTCTGGACAGTCTTTTACAACAACAGTTTGAATTCTTCGTTCTCTTGGCACATGATACTCTCTACCCTAGCT TATGTTCCTCTTATGGGAGAAGCCATAGTTCTTTTTGCCGGCGACAACGTCTGGAGCAGAAGCATGGAACGATCTACCAAATACTGGATTCACGGCGTCATTCTATTTATCAGTGCAATTTTAGTCACTGTGGGGATAGCTCTCATGATAGACGAGAAAAGTGGTACACACTTCAAGAGCATTCACGGCTGGACCG GTCTAGTTTCGTGGATCTTTGTTCTTCTCTCTCAATGCCTTGGATTAGCTGCAGCGAAAGCTCAAGCTTTCAGTGCTTTGCTTCGTCCCGTCTACGTGAAATTTCTCCATAACTTTTTCGGCTTGTTAGGCTACATTTTCGGAATAGTTAGCTTGTGCTACGGTCTGGAAACCGGAGGTTTTAAAAGATATTCTTCAGAGACTGCACGTATGGGGACGTATTACCTTCTAGGTCTGACCACGACTTGGAGCATTCTGGCGGCTCTGAAGTCTGCCTatgatcaattaaaaattattttgttttaa